A single Bacteroidota bacterium DNA region contains:
- a CDS encoding site-2 protease family protein, giving the protein MKWSLYLGKYSGTKLFVHWTFLILLGWIFVMHYQMGHGWKDGLAGVGFILAVFCCVVLHEFGHALTAKRFAIQTRNITLLPIGGIASMERLPEKPGQELQVAIMGPVVNVVIAVGLYVFLSVTNLLPTSEDIQSMQQNTHSMMGGENFLFNLMAVNVVLVLFNLIPAFPMDGGRVLRALLSYKFERGRATRIAAGIGQFLAMLFVFAGFFGNFWLVFIGIFIYLGASAEAQYETARSALTGYKVKDVFMRKFTLLSPTDTLDAATELLLGGQEKEFLVGEGDHVEGILTRKDIIKGLKETGGKTPVANVMRKVYLALKPEMPLKDIFQKMTADGDTFSPVFDDGILVGALDTENINEFLMIRSVHQNPEEEF; this is encoded by the coding sequence ATGAAGTGGTCGCTTTATCTTGGTAAATATTCAGGAACAAAGCTCTTTGTTCACTGGACATTTCTCATCCTGTTGGGGTGGATTTTTGTCATGCATTACCAAATGGGGCACGGATGGAAGGATGGACTTGCCGGTGTTGGATTTATTCTTGCTGTTTTCTGCTGTGTAGTGCTGCACGAATTCGGGCATGCGCTCACTGCAAAACGATTCGCCATACAAACGCGAAATATTACTCTGCTTCCCATTGGCGGAATTGCAAGCATGGAACGGCTGCCTGAAAAACCGGGGCAGGAATTGCAGGTTGCCATCATGGGGCCTGTGGTGAATGTGGTAATTGCAGTCGGGCTATATGTATTCCTTTCTGTCACAAATTTATTGCCGACCTCAGAAGATATTCAGTCCATGCAGCAAAATACTCATTCCATGATGGGCGGGGAAAATTTTCTGTTCAACCTAATGGCGGTGAATGTTGTGCTTGTGTTATTTAACCTCATTCCTGCATTTCCTATGGATGGAGGAAGGGTGCTTCGCGCCCTCCTTAGTTACAAATTCGAGCGGGGAAGGGCGACAAGAATTGCAGCGGGTATAGGACAGTTTCTTGCCATGCTGTTTGTATTCGCAGGTTTTTTTGGTAATTTTTGGCTGGTGTTCATCGGCATTTTCATTTACCTCGGTGCAAGCGCTGAAGCGCAATATGAAACCGCACGAAGCGCTTTGACAGGATACAAAGTGAAAGATGTGTTCATGCGAAAGTTTACCCTTCTTTCTCCAACCGATACACTTGATGCGGCAACAGAGCTATTGCTTGGCGGACAGGAAAAGGAATTTTTAGTAGGAGAAGGTGATCATGTAGAAGGTATTTTAACAAGGAAGGATATTATCAAAGGATTGAAAGAAACCGGGGGAAAAACACCAGTTGCAAATGTAATGAGGAAAGTTTATTTAGCACTGAAACCCGAAATGCCACTAAAGGATATTTTTCAGAAGATGACTGCGGACGGAGACACCTTTAGTCCGGTGTTTGATGATGGCATTTTAGTAGGTGCATTAGATACTGAGAACATTAATGAATTTCTTATGATTCGGAGCGTGCATCAAAATCCAGAAGAAGAATTTTAA